A single Carassius carassius chromosome 3, fCarCar2.1, whole genome shotgun sequence DNA region contains:
- the LOC132114356 gene encoding uncharacterized protein LOC132114356: MSFTVTPGHHGPWVHPQRRTRAGSRATTSPPPAFDISIRNRFAPLRETGRDAVIIGDSIVRHVSATLAEGKVHTHCLPGARVLDVSAQIPTILKVDESPRAVVLHAGVNDTTLRQTETLKRDFSSLIETVRSTTPAATIVVSGPLPTYRRGHERFSRLFALNEWLLSWCKEQKLLFVNNWNLFWERPRLFRADGLHPSRIGAELLSDNISRTLRSM, encoded by the coding sequence atgtccttcactgtgacgccgggacaccacggaccctgggttcatccacagcggaggacgcgagccgggtcccgggcgacgacttctccccctcctgccttcgacatctccatccggaaccgcttcgctcccctccgcgagacaggacgcgacgctgtgatcatcggagactccatcgtccgacacgtaagtgctacgttagccgaaggtaaagtgcacactcattgtttgcctggtgctcgtgttctcgatgtttctgcgcagatacccacgatcctgaaggtcgacgagagccccagagcggttgtgcttcacgccggggttaacgacaccacgctgcggcagacggagacgctgaagagggacttcagcagcctgatcgagacggttcgcagcacgacgcccgcggcgacgatcgtcgtgtcaggaccactgcccacgtatcgacgaggacacgaaaggttcagtagactttttgctttaaatgaatggttgttgtcatggtgtaaagaacagaaactgctatttgttaataactggaatcttttctgggagcgtcctaggctgtttcgcgctgatggattacaccccagcagaatcggagcggagctgctctctgacaacatctccaggacacttcgctccatgtga